One Dunckerocampus dactyliophorus isolate RoL2022-P2 chromosome 18, RoL_Ddac_1.1, whole genome shotgun sequence genomic region harbors:
- the LOC129171006 gene encoding metalloproteinase inhibitor 2-like yields MSWTVKGFVLPLVLLCLWRLQGGAQACSCAPAHPQKAFCQADVVIKAKVVAGKDVDGFDEPITYDIKQTKMFKGPDKEIDAVYTPPSSSLCGVTLANGVEYLITGKLDSDGSLHVTLCDFIAPWEGMSSTQKKSLVQRYEMGCDCQITRCTSVPCGISSPAECLWTDWLIEKSVNGEQARHFACIKRSDGSCAWYRGASSPKKGFMDIEDP; encoded by the exons ATGAGTTGGACGGTGAAGGGTTTCGTGCTGCCCCTGGTGTTGCTGTGCTTGTGGCGGCTGCAAGGAGGAGCACAAGCCTGCAGCTGTGCCCCTGCGCATCCACAGAAGGCGTTTTGCCAAGCAGACGTCG TCATCAAGGCCAAGGTGGTCGCAGGGAAGGATGTGGATGGATTTGACGAGCCCATCACGTATGACATCAAACAGACCAAG ATGTTTAAGGGCCCTGACAAGGAAATTGATGCTGTGTACACGCCACCCTCCTCTTCATTATGCGGAGTGACTCTGGCCAATGGCGTAGAATATCTTATCACAG GCAAATTGGACTCTGACGGGTCGCTGCACGTCACCTTGTGCGACTTCATCGCGCCCTGGGAGGGCATGAGCTCCACCCAAAAGAAGAGCCTGGTACAGCGCTATGAAATGGGCTGCGATTGCCAG ATCACTCGCTGCACCTCCGTCCCATGCGGGATCAGCAGCCCAGCCGAGTGCTTGTGGACGGACTGGCTGATAGAGAAGTCCGTCAACGGAGAGCAGGCCAGACATTTTGCTTGTATTAAGAGGAGTGATGGTTCTTGTGCCTGGTACAGGGGGGCCTCCTCACCCAAAAAGGGTTTCATGGACATTGAAGACCCTTAA